GGAAGAACCCCAGCGTCACGTCGCCCAGCGCCGTGCGCAATCCGGCCGCGATCGGATCGGCGCCGAACGCGAACAGGGCGTAGACGCCGACCGCCGCGAGGGCGGCGCCGATGGCCCCCTGTAGTGCCCCTTCGACCACCATCGGCCCGCGTACGAACGCGCCGGTCCCACCGAGCAACGCCGCGACGCGCATCTCGTGCTTGCGCTGTCGCAGCGACTGGCCGACCGTGAACCAAACGATGTAGCTACACACGAGGGCGACGACGACGGCGAGCAGGCTTGCGGTGAGACGCAGAGCCCCCGCGAGCGCCGATAGTCGCGCCGTCCAGTCGTCGAAGACGTCGACCGATTCGACGCCCGGCGCCGCGCGCAGCTTGTCGACGGCCGGCGCGATGGCGGCCACGTCGCTCACGCCGTCGCGCAGCTCGACCTCGATCGACGCAGGCAGCAGGCTCGCCTCGATATCGTCGAGGACCGACGCCTGCGGGCCGAGCGACTCGCGCAGCCGCTCGTACGCCACCTCCGGCGGGACCAAGCGCGTGCCGCGAACGGCGGGCAGGCGCTGCAGCGCCGCCTCGATCGCGCGCGCGCGGTCGGCTGTGACGCCGTCGTCGAGGTACACGATCATCTGCACACCG
The genomic region above belongs to Deltaproteobacteria bacterium and contains:
- a CDS encoding FtsX-like permease family protein, which encodes MTGRLRACGYALRRAIGGLGRRPRATAFAVASIAAGVSLAALVHLAAYNVSAVTARVGGGVQMIVYLDDGVTADRARAIEAALQRLPAVRGTRLVPPEVAYERLRESLGPQASVLDDIEASLLPASIEVELRDGVSDVAAIAPAVDKLRAAPGVESVDVFDDWTARLSALAGALRLTASLLAVVVALVCSYIVWFTVGQSLRQRKHEMRVAALLGGTGAFVRGPMVVEGALQGAIGAALAAVGVYALFAFGADPIAAGLRTALGDVTLGFFPVRDAVAIVGAAGALGALAAWVASRRWRALA